The Alnus glutinosa chromosome 10, dhAlnGlut1.1, whole genome shotgun sequence DNA window CTATTGGGATTGAGACACGTGTTCCTTATGTTCTAAACACACGTTCCAGTCTCACAAGTTAAGAGTTATATCTATATAGTCTAGACAAACTTATTTTAGCCTAAAAGAAGTTTCAAATAAATTTAGATcaactgtatatatatatatatataacccaaaCTAATTCTAACTTGAATCTAAACCAATTATGTGGTGTTCTAAACATCCCTTAAAACCCTTTGCACAAATTGAAATTCCTCAGTTAATAGTAATACCCACCTCATTTTGCTCTAATTAACAAATTTTACCACAAAACACGCTTGAACCAGAAGCTCTTCTGCGGCTACATGCAAAACTAAACACACGTCTAAACACACGTACATCAATGTAGTCCTATATACCAAAACAAGACGTTAAAAATAGGGGAAACATGGGATGAAATAACTGCCGTTTGTATTCCGAGAAAATCTCAAACCCCTCACTATAAATGCCTCTCAATCCCACTATGTTTCAGCAGGCTGCAAATTCCATAGACGTCATTGGTGATAACTCTCTCTTTGGTTAATTTCTGAGGGTCTTGCCAATCACGCCTGTAGCTTGCCATAATGGAGATGAAGAAGATGGCTTGTGCAGTCCTTTTCGCTGCAGCCTCAATGAGTGCAGTGTTGGCTCATGGCCATGGTGATTATGCTAACTACTCCCCAGCTCAGGCACCCGGACCAAGCAGTACTGGCGGTGCCTCGGCTAGCTTGCCTGTTGTTGGTTCTATGGTTGGTGCTTCTCTTGTGTCACTTGTGGCTTACTACCTGCAGTAGATTTTTACCAAGGATTGAAGAAAGATCAGCAAGCTTCAAAAGACAAGATCAAGATTTACCATTTGTTTGTCTGTTCTTGGATTTTCTTaatgtttcttttctttgttatttctttcaTGTCCTATGTGAATGGTTTGGTACCATGAAATAATAATAGCATTTGCAGATTATTATGGTTATATTTTTTGATCATGAATGATATTCTTTATCCATTGTTTAGTACAAGTTGTGCACAACTTTTGGATTTTGCTAAAATCATAAGAAGCTAGAAAAAAATTTCGCttaatatttcaatttagtACTGACCATAAGAAAAACATTTCAGTTTGAGTCCGTTTGTCTCAACGATTTCTCAAGCCAACatgcaattttaaacaaaatcgcgaCAAATATATCGTTTGGgagtatgttttaaaaaaactatggcttgaaaatgttaaaaaaatctgcattttcaaatcacaaataAGATGGTACGTTTTTTTAAACTGTGAAAATTGCAGTTTTAGCGAAAgcttaactgcattttcaaattacgCATTTTGAAACCATAAATCCAAACAGACCCTTAATCTCAAAGAGAGTCATATGGATACAGAGTGATCACAAATTGGCTGCAGTGTAAAATGTTTGTGAATTTGACAGTAATATTCAATATCTTACGACAGGATGAACTAATTAGAAATTGGAAGCTTCCTTGTATTCATTCACCCAGGAGAAATTCTAGGGGATCTGAATCCCATGTATTCATTTACCCAGGAGAAAAGCTACATAGAGTACAAAGTGCAAAACAGTGGTTACTAATTAAAGCAACAAAAGCCACCTGATTACTTTCAGCCTTAGAGCGCCAACACTCAATCATATGACACTTCCTGGGAAATTCCCCAGTTATCACCAAAAGATCCTGTTCTGATTATTGTCTTTGGTAGAGAGGCTGCAACTAATTGCAGAAGAGCTATGCCTTAAATATATTGCTCAAGGAAACCACTCATCAGATCAATCAGCATGGAGCATAGTGCCTCGATCGATCTACATGAATGTAACAGTTGCCTTGAACTGCTACTGTAATTCagtgaagaaaaatgaaaaaaaagaagaaatcaagAGAGGAGAGAATAGAATAGAGAATTGTATTTGATAGGGCCAATTTGAGACGGCTAATCTCCGAGTTCTTGGCAATTCAAGGAGTCAGGGGCTTCCATCGTTCACAAGTGAACAAGCTAACAATTCAATCGATGCCCTCCTAATCTGCCCACTGAGACTTATATAGCCTCTTACAAAACACAAGCCCCATAGACTAAAACGACACTCCctaagaaaaacataaaacaacatAGTAAATGAATAAAACGACAAAGCTCTAGCTGGCTCACAAAACACATCGTTTAATCCCTTCTAGAAGAACCCAGTTGGACTGCACTTCACTTTGCATGCTCCAGAAATTGCCACGTTTCTTCACATAATAGACCTGTGACAATGAATGGCAAATTTTACATGCTCTACATCGGATCAATCACCATCAACTTCACTCTTTTCATAGATTTGTAGGCATGAAATCGGCTagaacaagttttttttttttttttgatgaactaacactttataaaccaaacaatGTACATACAAATCTCTCCAGTTAAAACTGGAATCtcaccaaaacaaaatcaactCAAGCTAAACTAGCCTTACAGTAAAGCAGCCAGCAATCTACCAACAACACAAAGCAACTACAAAACATCTACAATCTCCAAATCTGCATCAATTAAGTAGCCATGGCCAACTTCCCACCCTTCCCTCGAAACAAAAGTCTACTTCTCACTTCCCATTGAATTTGGGCAACAATAGTTTCTTCGGTCCTTGGGGTATTCCCATTACACAAGTCATTCCTCAACCTCCACAAATGATAAACAGCAGCCACCAAGCACAACTTACAGATTAGAACTTGCAAGCTACGGCCTTTAAGAGAACACGACCAACTCACAACATCGTCCCATTCGGTAAAAGGCTGCTGAACCAAACACAGGTCCATCAAATTTCTCCATATGCGCCGACAAAAGCTACAATGGAAGAAAAGATGGTCTATAGACTCTTGCCCCCCATAACAGAATTGGCATAACCGCAACAACACATTCTCTCCTTGGTAACGAGAGCACCCCTGAAAACAAGCCATAAGAGAAACGCATGTATAGGGATTGCCAAGGGAAACCAGACCACATGCCTCCAAGCAACTTTCGAAAACTTAGTCCTAAGACAATTCCAGGTTTCAGAGCAAGAGTAGATCCCTCCAGAAGTCTTCCATACCGGAATGTCTCTTTCCCCAATAGCAACATCAAACAACCGACTCTGAATCTCCACAAGGATATCAGACCGAGCGGGAGGCCAAACCCAGCACCCATCAATAAGAACCGAGGAAACACGAGCATCCAGATTACTACCAGTGTCATACACAATGCGGAAGCCATAAGTGTCCAACAATCTCC harbors:
- the LOC133879478 gene encoding arabinogalactan protein 23-like; protein product: MEMKKMACAVLFAAASMSAVLAHGHGDYANYSPAQAPGPSSTGGASASLPVVGSMVGASLVSLVAYYLQ